From Panicum hallii strain FIL2 chromosome 2, PHallii_v3.1, whole genome shotgun sequence, a single genomic window includes:
- the LOC112883425 gene encoding vacuole membrane protein KMS1-like isoform X2 — translation MQEREIEEPGAARRGMGPAIVAGEDRGLSELRRKHSADLKRLTMTSQPFKTSAFFLLAIAQSSGRTWSSVLKKGSWLKIVVLSIVATWGLLLFTDGPHEKHVQELLWYVRFGLWWIILGVASSIGFGSGLHTFVLYLAPHVALFTIKAVQCGRVDLKSAPYDTILLKRMPSWLDKDCLEFGPPIYQETIPFSKILQKVYLEAVLWGIGTALGELPPYFLSRAGCTIDELQDFNAPVTEGFPSLTLHRAKQWILSHFSFSIILILASVPNPLFDFAGMLCGQFGVPFWKFFLATLIGKAIIKVSIQITSVITLCNNQLLDLVEKWVIWAFGFVPGVASVLPSLVAKLKTAKDKFLSAHVAASASIAVKGKWNLSFTLIWNTVMWLMAINFIIQIVTSTAQGYLRTQQALEISKKLLEIELSASEPSSG, via the exons ATGCAGGAGAGGGAGATAGAGGAACCCGGAGCCGCGCGCCGCGGGATGGGGCCCGCCATCGTCGCTGGCGAGGATAGGGGCTTGTCCG AGCTCCGGAGAAAACATAGTGCGGACCTCAAGAGACTAACAATGACGTCGCAACCATTTAAGACATCAGCATTCTTTTTGTTAGCCATTGCTCAGAGTTCGGGAAGAACATGGTCATCTGTTCTGAAGAAAGGTTCTTGGTTGAAAATTGTAGTTCTTTCGATTGTTGCTACCTGGGGTCTGCTATTGTTCACTGATGGCCCGCATGAAAAG CATGTACAGGAGCTACTTTGGTATGTCAGATTTGGACTGTGGTGGATCATACTAGGGGTCGCTTCATCCATTGGATTCG GGTCTGGTTTGCACACTTTCGTATTGTATTTAGCTCCCCATGTTGCCCTATTTACTATCAAAGCAGTTCAGTGTGGCAGGGTTGATTTAAAAAGTGCTCCTTATGACACGATTCTCCTTAAAAGGATGCCATCATGGTTGGACAAAGACTGTCTTGAGTTTGGACCCCCTATATATCAGGAAACAATTCCATTCAGCAAAATACTGCAGAAAGTTTATCTCGAAGCTGTTCTTTGGGGCATTGGAACTGCACTTGGAGAGCTTCCTCCATATTTTCTCTCAAGAGCAG GCTGCACAATAGACGAGTTACAGGATTTCAATGCTCCCGTTACAGAAGGCTTCCCATCCTTGACTTTACATCGGGCCAAGCAATGGATCTTGTCTCATTTTAGCTTCAGTATAATCTTGATACTTGCTTCG GTGCCAAACCCTCTGTTTGATTTTGCTGGTATGCTGTGTGGACAATTTGGCGTACCTTTCTGGAAGTTTTTTCTAGCAACCTTGATTGGAAAGGCTATTATTAAAGTTTCTATCCAG ATAACATCAGTGATTACTCTCTGCAACAACCAACTTCTTGATTTGGTGGAGAAATGGGTTATATGGGCATTTGGCTTTGTCCCTGGAGTGGCATCCGTCCTTCCCTCTTTAGTTGCCAAGCTGAAGACAGCCAAGGATAAGTTCTTATCAGCTCATGTTGCTGCATCAGCTTCTATTGCTGTGAAG GGAAAGTGGAATCTGTCGTTCACATTGATCTGGAACACTGTCATGTGGCTCATGGCCATAAACTTCATTATCCAGATAGTTACTTCTACTGCACAGGGTTATCTCAGAACACAACAGGCTCTGGAGATCAGTAAAAAGTTGTTAGAGATCGAACTTTCTGCCTCTGAACCTTCTTCTGGCTAA
- the LOC112883425 gene encoding vacuole membrane protein KMS1-like isoform X1 translates to MQEREIEEPGAARRGMGPAIVAGEDRGLSELRRKHSADLKRLTMTSQPFKTSAFFLLAIAQSSGRTWSSVLKKGSWLKIVVLSIVATWGLLLFTDGPHEKHVQELLWYVRFGLWWIILGVASSIGFGSGLHTFVLYLAPHVALFTIKAVQCGRVDLKSAPYDTILLKRMPSWLDKDCLEFGPPIYQETIPFSKILQKVYLEAVLWGIGTALGELPPYFLSRAATMSGCTIDELQDFNAPVTEGFPSLTLHRAKQWILSHFSFSIILILASVPNPLFDFAGMLCGQFGVPFWKFFLATLIGKAIIKVSIQITSVITLCNNQLLDLVEKWVIWAFGFVPGVASVLPSLVAKLKTAKDKFLSAHVAASASIAVKGKWNLSFTLIWNTVMWLMAINFIIQIVTSTAQGYLRTQQALEISKKLLEIELSASEPSSG, encoded by the exons ATGCAGGAGAGGGAGATAGAGGAACCCGGAGCCGCGCGCCGCGGGATGGGGCCCGCCATCGTCGCTGGCGAGGATAGGGGCTTGTCCG AGCTCCGGAGAAAACATAGTGCGGACCTCAAGAGACTAACAATGACGTCGCAACCATTTAAGACATCAGCATTCTTTTTGTTAGCCATTGCTCAGAGTTCGGGAAGAACATGGTCATCTGTTCTGAAGAAAGGTTCTTGGTTGAAAATTGTAGTTCTTTCGATTGTTGCTACCTGGGGTCTGCTATTGTTCACTGATGGCCCGCATGAAAAG CATGTACAGGAGCTACTTTGGTATGTCAGATTTGGACTGTGGTGGATCATACTAGGGGTCGCTTCATCCATTGGATTCG GGTCTGGTTTGCACACTTTCGTATTGTATTTAGCTCCCCATGTTGCCCTATTTACTATCAAAGCAGTTCAGTGTGGCAGGGTTGATTTAAAAAGTGCTCCTTATGACACGATTCTCCTTAAAAGGATGCCATCATGGTTGGACAAAGACTGTCTTGAGTTTGGACCCCCTATATATCAGGAAACAATTCCATTCAGCAAAATACTGCAGAAAGTTTATCTCGAAGCTGTTCTTTGGGGCATTGGAACTGCACTTGGAGAGCTTCCTCCATATTTTCTCTCAAGAGCAG CTACCATGTCAGGCTGCACAATAGACGAGTTACAGGATTTCAATGCTCCCGTTACAGAAGGCTTCCCATCCTTGACTTTACATCGGGCCAAGCAATGGATCTTGTCTCATTTTAGCTTCAGTATAATCTTGATACTTGCTTCG GTGCCAAACCCTCTGTTTGATTTTGCTGGTATGCTGTGTGGACAATTTGGCGTACCTTTCTGGAAGTTTTTTCTAGCAACCTTGATTGGAAAGGCTATTATTAAAGTTTCTATCCAG ATAACATCAGTGATTACTCTCTGCAACAACCAACTTCTTGATTTGGTGGAGAAATGGGTTATATGGGCATTTGGCTTTGTCCCTGGAGTGGCATCCGTCCTTCCCTCTTTAGTTGCCAAGCTGAAGACAGCCAAGGATAAGTTCTTATCAGCTCATGTTGCTGCATCAGCTTCTATTGCTGTGAAG GGAAAGTGGAATCTGTCGTTCACATTGATCTGGAACACTGTCATGTGGCTCATGGCCATAAACTTCATTATCCAGATAGTTACTTCTACTGCACAGGGTTATCTCAGAACACAACAGGCTCTGGAGATCAGTAAAAAGTTGTTAGAGATCGAACTTTCTGCCTCTGAACCTTCTTCTGGCTAA
- the LOC112882497 gene encoding fatty-acid-binding protein 1 has protein sequence MVSLRFPTAAVPRLPPKPVPNGVTIAATLAAAAAAAAAAAASLTLTAKSAGRPVPLPSPSAPLWASLSLADGAAPGSVEPRTGAAFPTEDAAGRRLLGVGLRKTSVLGLKSIDVYAFGVYADGNDLEQQLKEKYRKFSASELKGSAELINDVLGQDIQMTVRLQIVYGRLSIRSVRSAFEKSVGSRLQKFGGQDTKELLQSFVALFKDEYKLPKGSVIELSRESNHVLKISIEGEEVGSIQSKLLCRSILDLYIGDDPFDKSAKDNVQENIASILQS, from the exons ATGGTCTCCCTCCGcttccccaccgccgccgtcccccgCCTCCCGCCGAAGCCGGTGCCCAACGGCGTCACCATCGCCGCCACGCtcgctgccgcggcggcggcggcggcagcagcagcggccAGCCTGACCCTCACGGCCAAATCCGCGGGGCGGCCGGTCCCGCTCCCCTCCCCTTCCGCCCCTCTCTGGGCCTCCCTCTCCCTGGCCGACGGGGCGGCCCCCGGCTCCGTGGAGCCCCGCACCGGCGCGGCATTCCCCACCGAGGACGCCGCCGGGCGCCGCCTCCTCGGCGTCGGCCTCCGGAAGACCAGCGTCCTCGGGCTCAAGTCCATCGACGTCTACGCGTTCG GCGTGTACGCGGATGGCAACGATTTGGAGCAGCAGCTGAAGGAGAAGTACCGGAAGTTCTCGGCCTCTGAACTGAAGGGAAGTGCTGAGCTGATCAACGACGTGCTAGGGCAGGACATTCAGATGACGGTCAGACTGCAGATTGTATACGGGAGGTTGAGCATTCGCTCGGTTCGCAGCGCGTTCGAGAAGAGTGTCGGAAGCAGGCTTCAGAAGTTTGGTGGACAGGACACCAAAGAGTTGCTTCAGAG TTTTGTTGCGCTTTTCAAGGATGAATACAAACTACCTAAGGGGTCTGTGATTGAGCTTTCCAGGGAATCAAACCATGTGCTTAAAATTAGCA TTGAAGGCGAGGAAGTGGGGAGCATCCAGAGCAAACTCTTATGCAGGTCTATCTTAGATCTTTACATTGGAGATGACCCCTTTGACAAAAGTGCAAAGGATAACGTCCAGGAAAATATAGCTAGCATTCTTCAAAGTTAG
- the LOC112881282 gene encoding GDSL esterase/lipase At5g03610-like: protein MESLFAAACFAFLLLNAAGVESRRCHCDDDDSSGRGGGVESSDQSYAGLIDVFRRLLRHKIIDKYDLSQSVALVAISAGVDYSDVPTAGVESRRCRCDGDGDDYDSDKPSYDKLFVFGDSFADAGNLPKGDLKWETRGWYAKIILGQKEAPPPERLRRHDGVDLSSGVNFANSGSGVFPGWNLDKQIKKFKRLLRKRIIGKDLSQSVALVSIASCADYADVPSDLPDMDPLYISNVTDGIVDGVRKLQDLGVGIVLVNLLPPLGCAPLNTRADNYARCEKDKITGVHNKHLTQKLRDLMTTRSSCSTSTPSSKASSLPRPACPCCESIDENGFCGQVDGEGNLQYTLCDRPYTYFYWDTTNPTQAGWKAVMEQLEGPIREYLGI from the exons ATGGAGTCCctcttcgccgccgcctgctTCGCCTTCCTCCTCCTGAATG CCGCTGGTGTGGAGTCCCGGCGGTGCCActgcgacgacgacgacagcagcggccgcggcggcggggtcgaAAGCTCCGACCAGTCGTACGCGGGGCTG ATCGACGTGTTCAGGAGGCTGCTCCGGCACAAGATCATCGACAAATACGACCTCAGCCAGTCCGTCGCGCTCGTCGCCATCTCCGCCGGCGTGGACTACTCGGACGTCCCCA CCGCTGGTGTGGAGTCCCGGCGGTGCCgctgcgacggcgacggcgacgactACGACTCCGACAAGCCGTCGTACGACAAGCTGTTCGTGTTCGGCGACTCCTTCGCCGACGCCGGAAACCTCCCCAAGGGGGATCTGAAATGGGAGACGCGAGGCTGGTACG CCAAGATTATCCTGGGGCAGAAGGAGGCCCCTCCGCCGGAGAGGCTGAGGCGGCACGACGGCGTGGACCTGTCCTCCGGCGTGAACTTCGCCAACTCCGGCTCCGGCGTGTTCCCGGGGTGGAACTTGGATAAGCAAATCAAGAAGTTCAAGAGGCTGCTCCGGAAAAGGATCATCGGCAAGGACCTCAGCCAGTCGGTCGCACTCGTCTCCATTGCGTCCTGCGCCGACTACGCCGACGTCCCCAGCGACCTGCCCGACATGGACCCCCTG TACATCTCGAACGTGACGGACGGGATCGTCGACGGCGTGAGGAAGCTTCAGGACCTGGGCGTCGGAATAGTGCTGGTGAACCTGCTGCCCCCGCTAGGGTGCGCGCCCTTGAACACCAGGGCGGACAACTACGCCAGGTGCGAGAAGGACAAGATCACGGGCGTCCACAACAAGCATCTCACGCAGAAGCTGCGTGATCTGATGACGACTCGGTCCTCCTGCTCGACCTCAACGCCGTCTTCAAAAGCATCGTCACTCCCAAGACCG GCGTGTCCGTGCTGCGAGAGCATCGACGAGAACGGATTCTGTGGGCAGGTCGACGGCGAAGGCAACCTGCAGTACACGCTGTGCGACAGACCGTACACGTACTTCTACTGGGACACCACCAACCCAACGCAGGCCGGATGGAAGGCCGTCATGGAGCAGCTCGAAGGCCCCATCAGAGAGTATCTGGGCATTTAG